AAAACGCATGATCGAGCTACGAGTGGCCAGTCTAAAGAGGACATTGAGAAAGCCGCTCAACAACTGTATGGTAAGAGCAAATTTTCTCACCATAAGGTGTTTGAGGAGGTGATGAGACTCAATCCCAAGtgggaattgaaattgaatagcACTAGTTCAACGCGTTTCCAGCCGGATGAAGATAGTCTTGAAGAAAGTCGTGGGAGCTCAAAAAGGTCGAGGACTAGTGAGGAAGGAGGACCTCAAATCGACTCCACTCCTGAGAGTCGTTCTTCAACATTGCAACGTCCTATTGGAAGAGATCAAGCTAAGGCTAAGGCTAAAAGAAAAGGCAAAGAAGTTGCAACACCATCATATACAATTCCTAATGATTTCACTGCAGCACTGCGTGAAATGAGAGTCACGCGTGAAAGGGAATGTGATATTCAGGAACGGAAGCTCAAAGCAGCTAGTGATATTCAGGAACGGAACATCAAGGCAACTATCCTTACTCCGCTGATGGCTAGGAGGGACTTAACTCCAGAAGAAGAAGATCTGAAACGCAATCTCATTGCAGAATTGTTTGGGAAGTGATCGTACTTTAAATGTATGtttattagtatgtaatttCAACTTCTGTTGCTtagtatgtaatcttcaattaCGGTTGCTTATTATGTAATCTTTAATTTCTGTTGCTTATCATGTAACCTTTAATTTCTGTTGCTTATGTAACTTTCAATTAAAGCATGAATAGATGAATTGTGCTCACAAGTGGTGGAAGAATCCAATGACAACCCATGTGATCACGAAAATCAAAGTATGACTATAGGACAAATCATTTCTATCacaagtggtggtggtggaatcCAATGACATCCCATGTGATCACAAAAATCAAAGTATGACTACATGACAACTCAA
This sequence is a window from Salvia splendens isolate huo1 chromosome 14, SspV2, whole genome shotgun sequence. Protein-coding genes within it:
- the LOC121764176 gene encoding glutathione S-transferase T3-like, which produces MEDDEDIIFSDSQNFNPSQNINPSQDYFPSFDDFSNSEQFQSSFQNQHSSQAISQTKNAVNTPHGWSEQEDMTLMSAWCFVSTNAVVGTNQTSNHLWQNVLFLYEQTRKENPSIGEERSLESLKQRYKRLNANVSKWVGAYKKTHDRATSGQSKEDIEKAAQQLYGKSKFSHHKVFEEVMRLNPKWELKLNSTSSTRFQPDEDSLEESRGSSKRSRTSEEGGPQIDSTPESRSSTLQRPIGRDQAKAKAKRKGKEVATPSYTIPNDFTAALREMRVTRERECDIQERKLKAASDIQERNIKATILTPLMARRDLTPEEEDLKRNLIAELFGK